In Sphingobacterium sp. PCS056, the following proteins share a genomic window:
- a CDS encoding SusC/RagA family TonB-linked outer membrane protein, producing MRKLLQFLNEDFIEHKKTIKYSLWASTALVLISHQTLGNPMSKFADATYYAVSAKSVQKPIRGKIQDAATKEAIAGATIKVVGKTAATSSDADGNFQIDAAVNDVLEITYVGFSKQTVNVTSTSLPLIVGMLSQSDDLEEVVVTGYSTQRKKDLTGAVSVVNVDQLKSTPAASAVESLQGRATGVQVVTDGAPGSTPQIKIRGYSTINNNEPLYIIDGVPYEGKLSWLNQNDIESMQVLKDASAASIYGSRANNGVVIVTTKMGKSGKPQINLDAYYGLQVPNSSRFPKMLSPQQVLDIENRLDGKNNTLPDYIIAGAALGNAITPADLDMSKYKYNATSRSDFYQITKANKAGTNWFDALSQNAPTQSYQLSATGGGESANYAFSGGYLKQKGTIVHTGFEKYNIRSNMSFSAFDKKLRFGENIQYSFTEGFGMGVNTNTAGDYIGEGSALGFAYRIHNLIPVYDEGGNFAGSVGGQYGNGENPVAIAYRAKDNKNKSNLFFGNVYGEYDLLKGLTLRTSMGMKYENYNTVSYTYPNPEFTEGSFNNGMNESSGINKEWTWTNTLNYKAKFNDDHNLNILLGTEAIENRYRQISARGNGYFTTASLDYFYINSASKDIFGNGEGSVGALFSMFGKVDYSYKDRYIFSGTVRRDGSSTFGPDNKYGVFPGVSAAWRLSEEEFLKGSSWLNDLKIRAGYGVTGNQRIPQNQYVNRYRVEVNASSYPINGPLSSGVWQNAYSNPAIKWEQVSALNLGLDFSILNGDLDGSFDWYNKKTTDMLYPLPLPAVVAGRADAPYVNIGDMQNKGVEFSLNYHYGKKQDKPFTLDLSANISRNVNKIVSLAPSISQQVYGAFRSMETSILKAGEPLGAFYGYKVVGIYQDAADIASAPYADGKSRIGGLKYADINGDKVIDANDRTIIGSPHPDFVYSLNINATYKNFDLMAYFYGSKGNQNYEATRYFTDFGVFKGQKSVRVLDEWSPTNTGSMIPSQVNDASPYEYASSSYYVQDASFLKLKNLQIGYNLPVQNLFGGNSSVRKFRMYFAVTNLFTITKYEGLDPEVTATPSDYPALGVDFGVYPQSRQYMLGLSLGF from the coding sequence ATGAGAAAACTACTACAGTTTCTTAACGAGGATTTTATTGAGCATAAAAAAACGATAAAATACTCTCTTTGGGCATCTACCGCACTTGTGTTGATTAGCCATCAAACCTTAGGTAACCCAATGTCCAAATTTGCTGATGCGACCTATTATGCGGTCAGTGCAAAGTCAGTACAAAAACCTATTCGAGGAAAAATTCAAGATGCAGCTACCAAAGAAGCGATCGCTGGAGCAACCATTAAAGTTGTCGGGAAAACGGCAGCCACATCATCTGATGCGGACGGTAATTTTCAGATTGATGCAGCTGTAAATGATGTCCTAGAAATTACTTATGTTGGATTTTCGAAGCAGACTGTTAATGTCACTTCCACTTCATTGCCCCTTATTGTAGGCATGTTAAGTCAAAGTGATGATTTAGAGGAGGTCGTTGTAACGGGGTATAGCACGCAACGAAAAAAAGATCTAACAGGAGCTGTTTCTGTGGTTAACGTTGATCAATTGAAGAGTACGCCTGCTGCTAGTGCGGTCGAATCTTTACAAGGTCGGGCTACCGGTGTTCAGGTTGTTACAGACGGTGCGCCCGGTTCTACACCACAGATTAAAATTCGTGGATATAGTACCATCAACAATAACGAACCTTTGTATATTATTGACGGAGTGCCTTACGAAGGTAAGCTGAGCTGGTTAAATCAAAACGATATAGAGTCTATGCAAGTGCTGAAAGATGCATCAGCGGCTTCTATCTATGGTTCTCGAGCAAATAATGGTGTTGTGATCGTGACCACAAAAATGGGGAAATCGGGTAAGCCACAAATTAATTTGGATGCCTATTATGGATTACAAGTGCCTAATAGTAGCCGGTTTCCGAAAATGTTGAGTCCGCAACAAGTTTTAGATATTGAAAATAGATTGGATGGAAAAAACAATACTTTACCAGATTATATAATTGCAGGAGCAGCACTCGGCAATGCCATTACACCTGCTGACCTTGACATGTCAAAATATAAATACAATGCTACGAGTCGTTCTGATTTTTATCAGATCACGAAAGCAAATAAAGCAGGAACAAATTGGTTTGATGCTTTATCGCAAAATGCACCTACACAATCTTATCAATTGAGTGCTACAGGAGGTGGTGAAAGTGCTAATTATGCATTTTCAGGAGGTTATTTAAAACAAAAGGGTACCATTGTTCATACGGGTTTTGAAAAATATAATATCCGTTCTAACATGTCATTTTCTGCTTTTGATAAAAAGTTGAGATTTGGGGAAAATATACAATATTCGTTCACTGAAGGCTTTGGTATGGGGGTAAATACCAATACTGCCGGAGATTATATTGGAGAAGGTAGTGCCCTTGGTTTTGCATATCGTATTCACAATTTGATACCGGTATATGATGAAGGTGGAAATTTTGCTGGATCGGTCGGTGGACAATATGGGAATGGGGAAAATCCTGTAGCAATAGCTTATCGTGCTAAAGATAATAAAAATAAGAGTAATCTATTTTTTGGAAATGTGTATGGTGAGTATGATCTGCTTAAGGGGTTGACCTTACGTACAAGTATGGGTATGAAGTATGAAAATTATAATACAGTTTCATATACCTACCCCAATCCAGAATTTACAGAGGGAAGCTTTAATAATGGAATGAATGAATCTTCTGGAATCAATAAAGAGTGGACTTGGACAAATACATTAAATTATAAAGCTAAATTTAATGATGACCATAACCTCAATATCTTATTGGGTACAGAGGCAATAGAAAATCGATATAGACAAATATCTGCTAGAGGAAATGGTTACTTTACAACAGCAAGTTTAGATTATTTTTACATCAATTCTGCTTCGAAGGACATTTTTGGAAACGGAGAGGGAAGTGTTGGAGCTCTATTCTCTATGTTCGGAAAGGTGGACTACTCGTATAAAGATCGTTACATTTTCAGTGGAACTGTGAGAAGAGATGGATCTTCCACTTTTGGACCTGATAATAAATATGGTGTATTTCCGGGTGTAAGTGCCGCTTGGCGTTTGTCTGAAGAAGAGTTTTTAAAAGGCTCTTCGTGGTTGAATGATCTAAAGATAAGAGCAGGATATGGTGTGACGGGAAATCAGCGCATTCCACAAAATCAATATGTGAATCGTTATCGAGTGGAAGTGAATGCATCTTCTTATCCGATCAATGGACCGCTTAGTTCGGGAGTATGGCAAAATGCATACAGTAACCCAGCTATCAAGTGGGAGCAAGTTTCTGCACTAAACCTTGGATTGGATTTTTCGATTCTGAATGGCGATCTTGATGGATCATTTGATTGGTATAATAAGAAGACTACCGATATGCTCTATCCACTTCCTTTGCCAGCAGTTGTTGCAGGTAGAGCAGATGCACCTTATGTCAATATCGGTGATATGCAAAATAAAGGAGTTGAGTTTTCACTGAATTATCACTACGGTAAGAAACAGGACAAACCTTTCACATTAGATCTTTCGGCAAATATTTCTAGAAATGTCAATAAGATCGTGTCATTGGCACCATCAATAAGCCAGCAGGTTTATGGAGCATTCAGAAGTATGGAAACATCAATTTTGAAAGCTGGAGAACCATTGGGTGCGTTTTACGGATATAAAGTGGTTGGTATATATCAAGATGCTGCTGATATCGCAAGCGCTCCTTACGCTGATGGAAAGTCAAGGATAGGGGGACTTAAATATGCAGATATTAATGGAGACAAGGTCATCGATGCTAATGATAGAACAATCATCGGAAGCCCACACCCTGATTTCGTATATTCATTGAATATTAATGCTACATATAAAAACTTTGATTTAATGGCCTATTTCTATGGTTCTAAGGGAAATCAAAATTATGAAGCAACTCGTTACTTTACAGATTTTGGAGTTTTCAAAGGACAGAAAAGTGTGCGTGTTTTAGATGAGTGGAGTCCAACAAATACAGGAAGTATGATCCCTTCGCAAGTTAATGACGCCTCTCCTTATGAATATGCCTCTTCAAGTTACTATGTACAAGATGCAAGTTTTTTAAAGCTTAAGAATTTACAGATCGGTTATAATTTACCTGTTCAAAATCTATTTGGAGGAAATAGTTCGGTACGCAAATTTAGAATGTATTTTGCTGTTACGAATTTATTTACGATCACCAAATATGAAGGTTTAGATCCAGAGGTAACTGCTACTCCTTCAGATTACCCAGCATTGGGTGTTGATTTTGGAGTATATCCGCAGTCAAGACAATATATGTTAGGACTTAGTTTAGGATTCTAG
- the nhaA gene encoding Na+/H+ antiporter NhaA — MSNLINLKIFKQFLQSSNIGGILLFICVIVSLIVANTPLATSFSNLLNTTIGFETENIHLNYSILLWINDGLMAIFFLLVGLEIKRELVEGELSSPKKALLPILAAVGGAILPALIYLFINKGLPTEHGWGIPMATDIAFALAVITLLGNRVPASLKIFLAALAIVDDLLAILVIALFYSGDLHYNYLFIALGIFAFLLGLNYFGVKKIWAYLIPGVFIWYFIHHSGIHATIAGVLVALTLPTNATDDESPLEKLEHILTSPVNFIIIPLFAIANTNITIHSEMVGGLTTALGIGIIGGLLVGKSIGILGISFIATKLKLCTLPEGANWKHIFGVGLLGGIGFTMSIFVSILAFTDPMLIEEAKFAVLIGSLFSGAIGYLFLASIGNKKMG, encoded by the coding sequence ATGTCAAATTTAATTAATCTAAAAATTTTCAAGCAGTTTTTACAATCTAGTAATATAGGTGGTATTCTGTTATTTATCTGCGTTATTGTTTCCTTGATTGTTGCGAACACTCCACTGGCAACTTCGTTTAGTAATCTTTTAAATACAACGATCGGATTTGAGACAGAAAATATTCATTTGAACTATTCCATTCTGCTGTGGATAAACGATGGTTTGATGGCAATATTTTTTCTATTGGTGGGTTTAGAGATCAAACGTGAATTGGTGGAAGGGGAATTATCATCTCCGAAAAAAGCTTTATTACCAATTTTAGCAGCGGTTGGTGGTGCTATTCTTCCAGCCCTCATTTATTTGTTTATTAATAAAGGTCTACCTACAGAACATGGCTGGGGAATTCCGATGGCTACCGATATTGCTTTCGCATTGGCTGTTATTACGCTATTGGGCAATCGGGTGCCAGCTAGTTTAAAGATTTTTTTGGCTGCCTTAGCTATTGTGGATGATTTATTGGCCATTTTAGTGATTGCTTTATTTTATAGTGGCGATTTACATTATAACTACTTATTTATTGCTTTAGGTATTTTTGCATTTTTATTAGGGTTGAATTATTTTGGTGTCAAAAAGATTTGGGCTTACTTGATTCCTGGAGTATTTATTTGGTATTTTATTCACCATTCGGGTATACATGCAACAATTGCTGGGGTATTAGTGGCATTGACATTGCCGACAAATGCTACGGATGATGAATCTCCATTAGAAAAACTGGAACACATCCTTACTTCTCCAGTCAATTTTATTATTATCCCACTTTTTGCAATTGCAAATACCAATATCACGATTCATAGTGAAATGGTTGGAGGCTTAACTACTGCTTTGGGTATTGGTATAATAGGGGGGCTACTGGTTGGAAAATCTATTGGTATTTTAGGGATTTCTTTTATTGCTACAAAACTTAAATTATGCACCTTACCTGAAGGGGCCAACTGGAAACATATCTTTGGAGTAGGTCTACTTGGGGGAATTGGATTTACGATGTCCATCTTTGTCTCTATATTGGCGTTTACAGACCCGATGTTAATCGAAGAAGCAAAGTTTGCTGTATTGATCGGTTCTTTGTTTTCAGGAGCGATAGGCTATCTGTTTCTTGCTAGCATTGGAAACAAAAAAATGGGTTAA
- a CDS encoding DUF3060 domain-containing protein, with translation MILGFAAILLAATSVTYAAIDSKPIKQVDQVKGKEIVIEGKGNKRTIKVTANDVVKIEGLENAVTIEGSFAKLEIEGASNSVNLDQVKKVSIEGMGNKVNANNVDIVHVEGTQNHVHYKSSKNKTGKADTKIEGVDNMVMKIK, from the coding sequence ATGATACTTGGTTTTGCTGCTATTCTATTAGCGGCCACAAGTGTAACCTACGCAGCGATCGATTCTAAACCTATTAAGCAGGTGGATCAGGTAAAAGGAAAAGAAATTGTTATAGAAGGTAAAGGTAATAAGCGTACTATTAAAGTGACTGCGAATGATGTTGTCAAAATAGAGGGGCTGGAAAATGCAGTGACCATCGAAGGTTCTTTTGCGAAATTAGAGATAGAAGGTGCAAGTAATTCTGTAAACTTAGATCAAGTTAAAAAAGTCAGCATAGAAGGTATGGGAAATAAGGTCAATGCCAACAATGTTGATATTGTACATGTAGAGGGGACTCAAAATCATGTACATTATAAATCATCAAAAAATAAGACTGGTAAAGCGGATACAAAAATAGAAGGTGTAGATAATATGGTCATGAAGATTAAGTAA